One region of Halohasta litchfieldiae genomic DNA includes:
- the alaS gene encoding alanine--tRNA ligase, with protein sequence MSNLEQEYRLDYFEAEDFVRRECSSCGAHFWTRDHDRELCGEPPCEDYRFIDDPSFDEEHTLETMREAFLSYFEDHDHERIEPYPVAANRWRDDVLLTQASIYDFQPLVTSGQTPPPANPLCISQPCIRMQDIDNVGKTGRHTMAFEMMAHHAFNARAEAEGEYAYEGEVYWKDETVEFCDGLFESLGADLEEITYIEDPWVGGGNAGPAIEVIYKGAELATLVFMSMEQDSEGEYEMKDGNRYSKMDTYIVDTGYGLERWTWMSQGTPTVYEAIYPEMIAFLKDHADIDHTNEEEQLIHRVAKLAGHMDIDEADDMDSARAEIADRLDVSVDRLTELMEPLEDIYAIADHCRALAYMFGDGIVPSNVGTGYLARMVLRRTKRLVDNVGVDAPLDELVDMQATRLEYENRDTIRDIVRTEEAKYRETLERGSRKVEQLADDYAGTDESIPVDQLIELYDSHGIQPDMVAEIAAERDATVEIPDDFYSLVAARHDEAGEATTSSEQDERLGDLPETDKLYYDNQERMEFEAVVLDVFEADEGYDVVLDQTMFYPEGGGQPADHGTLTSEEATAEVDDVQIVDGVVLHRTDRDPGKGEFVRGQIDADRRRRLMSHHTATHIIGHATRKVLGEHIRQAGAQKGINSSRLDVRHYERITREEVTEIERIANELVRDNISVTQEWPHRNEAQEEHGFDLYQGGIPPGTNIRLIHIGEDVQACGGTHVSRTGNVGAIKIRKTEPVQDGVERIVFAAGEAAIESTQRTEDALYDAADVLDVNPQEVPETAERFFTEWKERGKQIDRLKDELAEARAAAEADEISVGDQPAVIQRIDADVDELRATANALVEEGKIAVLGSGEGGSAVFVVGVPDAAGINAGEVVGELAGRVGGGGGGPPDFAQGGGPDVDALDDALEAAPEILRGVLNA encoded by the coding sequence ATGAGTAATCTAGAGCAGGAGTACCGCCTCGACTACTTCGAGGCCGAAGACTTCGTGCGCCGGGAGTGTTCCTCGTGTGGGGCACACTTCTGGACGCGCGACCACGACCGCGAACTCTGCGGTGAGCCGCCGTGTGAGGACTACCGATTTATTGATGACCCGAGTTTCGACGAGGAACACACCCTCGAAACGATGCGCGAGGCGTTCCTCTCGTATTTCGAGGACCACGACCACGAGCGAATCGAGCCCTACCCGGTCGCTGCAAACCGCTGGCGTGACGACGTGCTTCTGACCCAAGCATCTATCTACGATTTCCAACCACTCGTCACCAGCGGCCAGACACCACCACCGGCCAACCCGCTCTGTATCTCCCAGCCCTGCATTCGGATGCAGGACATCGACAATGTCGGCAAAACGGGTCGACACACGATGGCCTTCGAGATGATGGCCCACCACGCGTTCAACGCCCGCGCCGAGGCCGAGGGAGAGTATGCCTACGAGGGCGAGGTCTACTGGAAGGACGAAACCGTCGAGTTCTGTGATGGCCTCTTCGAGTCTCTCGGTGCTGATCTCGAAGAGATCACCTACATCGAAGATCCGTGGGTTGGCGGCGGCAACGCTGGCCCAGCCATCGAGGTCATTTATAAAGGCGCGGAGCTCGCCACGCTGGTCTTCATGTCGATGGAGCAGGACTCGGAGGGTGAATACGAGATGAAAGACGGCAACCGGTATTCGAAGATGGACACCTACATCGTCGACACCGGCTATGGCCTCGAACGCTGGACGTGGATGAGCCAAGGCACCCCGACGGTTTACGAGGCGATCTACCCCGAGATGATCGCCTTCCTCAAAGATCACGCTGATATTGATCACACCAACGAGGAAGAACAGCTCATCCACCGGGTCGCCAAACTCGCGGGCCACATGGATATCGACGAGGCCGACGACATGGACAGCGCGAGAGCAGAGATCGCTGACCGCTTAGACGTCTCTGTCGACCGACTCACCGAACTCATGGAGCCGCTGGAGGACATCTACGCTATCGCCGACCACTGCCGGGCGCTGGCTTACATGTTCGGCGACGGGATCGTCCCTTCGAACGTCGGCACGGGCTATCTCGCCCGAATGGTCTTGCGGCGAACGAAGCGCCTCGTCGACAACGTCGGCGTCGACGCGCCGCTGGACGAACTCGTGGATATGCAGGCCACCCGGCTGGAATACGAGAATCGTGATACGATCCGCGATATTGTCCGGACTGAGGAGGCCAAATACCGCGAAACGCTGGAACGCGGCTCCCGGAAAGTCGAACAGTTGGCCGACGACTACGCCGGAACCGACGAGTCGATTCCGGTCGACCAGCTGATCGAACTGTACGACTCCCACGGAATTCAGCCGGATATGGTCGCCGAGATCGCCGCCGAGCGCGATGCGACCGTCGAGATTCCGGATGACTTCTACTCGCTGGTCGCCGCGCGCCACGATGAGGCCGGTGAGGCAACCACGTCTTCTGAACAGGACGAACGACTGGGTGATCTCCCGGAGACTGATAAACTCTACTACGACAACCAAGAGCGGATGGAGTTCGAGGCGGTCGTCCTCGACGTGTTCGAGGCCGACGAGGGCTACGATGTCGTTCTCGATCAGACGATGTTCTACCCCGAGGGTGGTGGCCAGCCCGCCGACCACGGGACGCTGACCAGCGAGGAGGCCACCGCCGAGGTCGACGATGTCCAGATCGTCGACGGCGTCGTCCTCCACCGCACGGATCGTGATCCGGGCAAGGGCGAGTTCGTCCGTGGCCAGATCGACGCCGACCGGCGGCGTCGACTGATGAGCCACCACACGGCGACTCACATCATCGGTCACGCGACCCGAAAGGTCCTCGGTGAGCATATTCGGCAGGCAGGCGCTCAGAAAGGGATCAACTCCTCACGACTCGACGTTCGGCACTACGAGCGCATTACGCGCGAGGAGGTCACAGAGATCGAACGGATCGCCAACGAACTCGTGCGGGACAACATCTCGGTCACACAGGAGTGGCCCCACCGCAACGAGGCCCAAGAGGAACACGGGTTTGACCTGTATCAGGGTGGCATCCCACCGGGGACCAACATCCGACTGATCCACATCGGCGAGGATGTTCAGGCCTGCGGTGGCACCCACGTTAGCCGGACCGGCAACGTCGGCGCGATCAAGATTCGTAAGACCGAACCAGTTCAGGACGGCGTCGAGCGAATCGTCTTTGCGGCCGGCGAGGCGGCCATCGAGTCGACCCAGCGCACCGAGGATGCGCTGTACGACGCCGCCGATGTCTTGGACGTGAATCCACAGGAGGTCCCCGAGACGGCCGAACGCTTCTTCACCGAGTGGAAGGAACGCGGCAAGCAGATCGACCGTCTCAAAGACGAACTCGCGGAGGCTCGCGCCGCCGCCGAGGCCGACGAGATATCGGTTGGCGATCAGCCCGCCGTGATTCAGCGCATCGATGCGGATGTCGAC
- a CDS encoding aminopeptidase, with protein MDSRIRQHAETIVDHSVDLQEGDRVVIQVPKEAEDLAVALHELCGERGAIPIWLAHSQRASRAYLRAGGEEYETPDHQQALFEETDAFIIARGGPNVTETSDVPPENNAAYKRAVRPVQEERLSKRWCLTQFPTSGHAQLAGMSTEGYENFVWDAVSLDWEAQREFQAQMVDRLDAADEVRIVAGEETDIRFSIAGNPTLNDYAEKNLPGGEVFTSPVVDSVEGSVYFDVPLYRQGRKIEDVRLTFEDGEVVDHSAESGEDLLTEILNTDDGARRIGEFGVGMNRAIDQVTYNMLFDEKMGDTIHLAVGSAYKDTVGEGNERNESAEHVDMIVDMSEDSRIELDGDIVQQDGTFVFEEE; from the coding sequence ATGGACTCACGAATCCGCCAACACGCCGAAACAATCGTCGACCACTCGGTCGACCTTCAGGAAGGCGACCGTGTCGTTATTCAAGTCCCAAAAGAGGCCGAAGACCTCGCTGTTGCGCTCCACGAACTGTGTGGGGAACGCGGCGCGATTCCGATCTGGTTGGCCCACTCCCAGCGGGCCTCGCGGGCCTACCTCCGGGCCGGTGGCGAGGAGTACGAAACCCCCGATCACCAACAGGCCCTCTTCGAGGAAACTGATGCGTTCATCATCGCCCGCGGCGGCCCCAACGTCACTGAAACCAGCGACGTGCCACCCGAGAACAACGCGGCCTACAAGCGAGCGGTGCGGCCAGTCCAAGAGGAACGTCTCTCGAAACGCTGGTGTTTGACGCAGTTTCCGACCAGCGGCCACGCCCAACTCGCGGGGATGAGCACCGAGGGGTACGAAAATTTCGTCTGGGACGCTGTGAGTCTCGACTGGGAGGCCCAACGCGAGTTCCAGGCTCAAATGGTCGACCGCCTTGACGCCGCCGACGAAGTCAGGATCGTCGCCGGCGAGGAGACCGACATCCGCTTTTCTATCGCCGGCAATCCGACACTCAACGATTACGCCGAAAAGAACTTGCCGGGTGGTGAGGTGTTTACCTCGCCGGTCGTCGACAGCGTCGAGGGATCGGTCTACTTCGATGTGCCACTCTATCGGCAGGGCAGAAAGATCGAGGACGTCCGGCTCACCTTCGAAGACGGCGAAGTGGTCGACCACAGCGCCGAGAGCGGCGAGGACCTCCTTACTGAAATCCTGAACACCGACGATGGCGCACGCCGCATCGGCGAGTTCGGCGTCGGAATGAACCGCGCTATCGATCAGGTGACCTACAACATGCTGTTCGACGAGAAGATGGGCGACACGATCCATCTCGCAGTTGGGTCGGCATACAAGGATACCGTCGGTGAGGGCAACGAGCGCAACGAGTCGGCCGAACACGTCGACATGATCGTCGACATGAGCGAGGACTCCCGAATCGAACTCGATGGCGACATCGTCCAACAGGACGGAACGTTCGTCTTCGAAGAGGAATAG
- a CDS encoding class 1 fructose-bisphosphatase, which produces MSSPTTDSDHEAVLDDIFETLAELAPEIRASLPGRRTKSTETNPSGETQMEADAYADELLEEALGAIDGVGFYASEEQAEPLDHGEGVTVALDPLDGSSNLKPNSPMGTIIAVYEGELPAGGDELLASGFVLFGPIMTMSVARNGTLTEYMVENGESEVITESVQLPEEPTVYGMGGRAPDWTPGFSAFIDEVEDEYKLRYGGSMVADVNQVLTYGGIFSYPALQSSPNGKLRLEFEGIPMAYIIECAGGASSDGTQSILDVEATEVHQRVPVHLGNEQLIDRVEAHLVDE; this is translated from the coding sequence ATGAGTTCACCAACTACTGACTCCGACCACGAGGCGGTCTTGGACGATATCTTCGAAACGCTTGCCGAACTCGCCCCCGAAATCCGGGCTTCGCTGCCCGGTCGACGGACCAAAAGTACCGAAACGAACCCCAGCGGCGAGACGCAGATGGAAGCCGACGCCTACGCCGACGAACTCCTCGAAGAGGCACTCGGCGCAATTGACGGTGTTGGGTTCTACGCCAGTGAGGAGCAGGCCGAACCACTCGACCACGGCGAGGGTGTGACGGTCGCCCTCGACCCACTCGATGGCTCGTCGAACCTCAAACCCAACAGTCCAATGGGAACGATCATCGCCGTCTACGAGGGTGAGCTTCCGGCCGGTGGCGACGAGCTGCTGGCCTCCGGCTTCGTCCTCTTCGGCCCGATCATGACGATGTCGGTCGCCCGCAACGGCACACTTACCGAATACATGGTCGAAAACGGTGAGAGTGAGGTTATCACCGAGAGCGTTCAGCTCCCCGAGGAGCCGACCGTCTATGGGATGGGTGGCCGTGCTCCCGACTGGACGCCCGGCTTTTCGGCGTTTATCGACGAGGTCGAAGACGAGTACAAGCTTCGGTACGGCGGTTCGATGGTCGCCGACGTGAATCAGGTACTGACCTACGGTGGGATCTTCTCGTATCCCGCACTCCAGTCGTCGCCCAACGGAAAGCTTCGCCTCGAATTCGAAGGGATTCCGATGGCCTACATCATCGAGTGTGCTGGCGGCGCGTCCTCGGACGGAACCCAATCGATCTTGGATGTCGAGGCCACTGAGGTTCACCAGCGTGTGCCTGTCCACCTTGGCAACGAACAGCTGATCGACCGCGTTGAGGCCCACCTCGTCGACGAGTAG